A section of the Ictalurus punctatus breed USDA103 chromosome 8, Coco_2.0, whole genome shotgun sequence genome encodes:
- the hmgn6 gene encoding high mobility group nucleosome binding domain 6 isoform X1, with translation MPKRKQQGAEADAKEEPQRRSARLSARPAPPKPEPKAKKPAKKDKVVKDKKEDKKNKGKAKESTEPEANEENHSENGDAKSNAVEETPAENKDEAKSE, from the exons ATGCCCAAAAGAAAG CAACAGGGTGCTGAGGCTGATGCAAAGGAAGAG CCTCAGAGAAGATCCGCACGGTTATCCGCA AGACCGGCTCCTCCCAAACCTGAACCGAAGGCAAAAAAGCCAGCTAAG aAAGACAAAGTGGTTAAAGACAAGAAAGAGGACAAAAAGAACAAGGGGAAGGCCAAGGAGTCTACAGAGCCAGAGGCCAATGAGGAAAATCACTCAGAAAATGGAGACGCCAAGAGCAACGCG GTCGAGGAGACTCCAGCAGAAAATAAGGATGAAGCAAAGTCTGAGTAG
- the hmgn6 gene encoding high mobility group nucleosome binding domain 6 isoform X2, producing MPKRKGAEADAKEEPQRRSARLSARPAPPKPEPKAKKPAKKDKVVKDKKEDKKNKGKAKESTEPEANEENHSENGDAKSNAVEETPAENKDEAKSE from the exons ATGCCCAAAAGAAAG GGTGCTGAGGCTGATGCAAAGGAAGAG CCTCAGAGAAGATCCGCACGGTTATCCGCA AGACCGGCTCCTCCCAAACCTGAACCGAAGGCAAAAAAGCCAGCTAAG aAAGACAAAGTGGTTAAAGACAAGAAAGAGGACAAAAAGAACAAGGGGAAGGCCAAGGAGTCTACAGAGCCAGAGGCCAATGAGGAAAATCACTCAGAAAATGGAGACGCCAAGAGCAACGCG GTCGAGGAGACTCCAGCAGAAAATAAGGATGAAGCAAAGTCTGAGTAG